A single genomic interval of Syntrophobotulus glycolicus DSM 8271 harbors:
- a CDS encoding methyl-accepting chemotaxis protein translates to MLFANLKIKTKLLALMIIFLSGILVISLFFSNLFNKTKVDGQIYNDIMLDKDLVADILPPPEYIIESYLTVLQITVEKDNNKIEQFIKHGEQLENEYQVRHEYWVNTLPEGQIRELMVVEAHRYATEFYDIRDKKLLPALLSGQRDKAEQYLIEMKDAYDKQRGVIDQIVDLTNRKTEASQAELKSVIRSGIFQMISLILTILIISILFFYLISISISKPIRYTLLTMAKISQGDLSTAVEEKYKTSNEFGQIAVGLEQMRNSFRSMILDIQNASNKLAFSSKNLSDKTQSASENIQEISASTEEMSAGMETMSASVQEIAASSEQIKAKLSGLSSQAKEANLKSGEIEQRAVALSEKAEDARQVSSTVYSEIKEKVAVAVEKAEVIKNISLLTDSVSLIANQTNLLALNAAIEAARAGEHGRGFSVVADEVRKLAEESSATVTDIRELTGKVEESIKELVENTDTLMDFIRKAVEGDYTSFVEVGRQYKLDAEDFYTVSDQVSETSMRILQGVSEVNQSMDSIAATITESSSGSQEISNATGEITALFEDLKEASEQMKALAGDLDDSMKRFML, encoded by the coding sequence ATGCTGTTTGCCAATCTAAAAATCAAAACAAAACTATTGGCTTTAATGATCATCTTTTTATCCGGAATTCTAGTGATCAGTCTGTTCTTTTCTAATTTATTCAATAAAACAAAGGTTGACGGCCAAATCTATAATGACATCATGTTAGATAAAGACTTGGTGGCGGATATTTTGCCGCCGCCCGAATATATTATCGAGTCTTACTTAACTGTACTTCAAATCACAGTTGAAAAGGATAACAATAAAATTGAGCAATTCATCAAACACGGTGAACAATTGGAAAATGAGTATCAGGTCAGACATGAATATTGGGTGAACACATTGCCTGAGGGACAGATCAGAGAGCTGATGGTAGTAGAGGCCCACCGATATGCAACTGAGTTCTACGACATCAGAGACAAAAAACTGCTGCCTGCGCTATTGAGCGGACAAAGGGACAAGGCGGAACAATATCTGATTGAAATGAAGGATGCCTATGATAAGCAGCGGGGCGTAATAGATCAGATTGTTGACCTGACAAACAGGAAAACAGAAGCTTCACAGGCAGAATTGAAATCGGTCATCCGTTCCGGCATTTTCCAAATGATCAGCCTGATTTTAACGATTCTGATCATCAGTATCCTGTTTTTTTACCTCATCAGTATTTCTATCTCAAAGCCAATAAGATATACATTGTTAACAATGGCCAAAATTTCTCAGGGTGATTTAAGTACGGCAGTGGAAGAAAAATATAAAACCAGTAATGAATTCGGTCAAATTGCTGTAGGCTTAGAACAAATGCGGAATTCATTCCGTTCGATGATTCTGGACATTCAAAATGCGTCCAATAAACTGGCTTTTTCCAGCAAAAATCTAAGTGATAAGACCCAGTCCGCTTCTGAAAACATCCAGGAAATTTCGGCATCGACTGAAGAGATGTCGGCAGGAATGGAAACGATGTCCGCTTCTGTTCAAGAAATAGCGGCCTCCAGTGAGCAAATCAAAGCGAAGCTTTCGGGACTTTCATCACAGGCCAAAGAAGCCAATTTAAAATCCGGTGAGATTGAGCAAAGGGCGGTTGCTCTGAGTGAGAAAGCCGAAGATGCCCGTCAGGTATCATCAACCGTCTATTCCGAGATTAAAGAAAAGGTCGCGGTCGCGGTTGAAAAGGCTGAAGTGATTAAAAATATCTCTCTCCTGACAGACTCTGTTTCATTAATTGCCAATCAAACGAATCTGCTTGCTCTGAATGCGGCAATTGAAGCGGCAAGGGCCGGCGAGCACGGCAGAGGATTTTCAGTCGTGGCCGATGAGGTCCGAAAACTTGCCGAAGAATCTTCCGCTACAGTGACCGATATCCGGGAACTGACCGGAAAAGTGGAAGAATCGATCAAAGAGCTTGTAGAAAATACGGATACTCTGATGGATTTTATCAGAAAAGCCGTAGAAGGAGATTATACTTCATTTGTGGAAGTCGGCCGGCAGTATAAGCTTGATGCGGAGGATTTCTATACGGTGTCCGACCAGGTCAGTGAAACCAGCATGAGAATTCTTCAGGGGGTCAGTGAAGTCAACCAGTCAATGGACTCGATTGCCGCAACAATTACGGAGAGTTCAAGCGGATCACAGGAAATATCCAACGCAACCGGTGAAATCACCGCCCTGTTTGAGGATTTAAAAGAAGCCTCAGAACAGATGAAAGCATTGGCGGGGGATCTTGATGATTCCATGAAGAGATTTATGCTATAA
- the metH gene encoding methionine synthase, whose protein sequence is MDLFKTQLEKKILILDGAMGTMLQRHQLKPDDFGQPEYDGCNEILNLSQPDLIKAIHEAYLDAGADIIETNSFGATNVVLEEYGLADRDIELNEISARLAREAADARSTKAWPRFVAGSMGPTIRMLTLSAGITFEELEEAYYRQALGLIKGGADLLLVETCQDTLNVKAAGIGIGRAFHGLGKEIPIMISCTIEPSGTMLAGQNIQAFYLSVKHLNPAVIGLNCGTGADGMREHVRTLAGIASCAVSCHANAGLPDEEGNYLEQPRAFAAKQAEFARNGWLNIAGGCCGTTPEHIKALAEELRDCRPRAGKQKAESAVSGIEPLWLEKTGRPILVGERSNVIGSRLFRDLIVGEHYEEGSEVARGQVKKGAHVVDICVANPDRDEYHDMVNFLSYVVKKVKVPLMLDSTDAQVVEAGLKMIQGKAIINSINLENGLERFEQIVPLIHKYGAAIVVGLIDEQGMALSREDKLRVAERSCQLLTERYALQPGDIIFDPLTFPVGTGDPKYLGSAKETIEGLRLIKEKIPACKTILGVSNVSFGLPTVGREVLNAVFVHHNTLAGLDYAIVNAEKHKSYADIPEEERKLAEDLLFQTNDRTLKNFTDFYRDKKAVPVHVQEQLSWDQRLARNIVDGSKEGLEADLSEGLKTHTPLELINGPLLKGMDEVGRLFNRNMLIVAEVLQSAEVMKAAVGILEKHMDKTEEAIKGKLILATVKGDVHDIGKNLVEIILSNNGYQVINLGVKVSPEEIIKACREHKPDAVGLSGLLVKSVQQMLVTAQEMRAENIKVPLILGGAALSRKFTEEKIAPAYDAPAFYCQDAMEGLKVLQEYLYAHKDTVIKANQDKGIDRRDEEARKRKTFAQESRDTHPLNETGLLRSQTDQIARPLPGPIYVPSDLQRHVLLDFPLQEIIRDIDVKSLMKFYLGIGKKKPDTLQEMGSGFVRDTREEELAHTIQQLFNEIVDQKMIKARGVYRFLPARSAGNLVRILNPENHEEIQAEFLFPRQTAEPFLSPADYIQNPINGKTDYLGLFTVTTGVGLREKAQALKDGGQYLKSYLLQVISLKMAEAMAEKVHEIMRKEWGLPEREVSGNKEKNRRRYQGIRLSPGYPLCPDLEAQRQIFKLLQPEDIGITLTESLMMDPEASVSALVFAHPEARIFSL, encoded by the coding sequence ATGGACTTATTCAAGACACAGCTGGAGAAAAAGATACTGATTCTCGACGGCGCTATGGGAACCATGCTTCAGCGTCACCAGTTAAAACCGGATGATTTTGGTCAGCCGGAATATGATGGCTGTAACGAAATCCTGAATTTATCTCAACCGGACCTGATCAAGGCAATACATGAGGCTTATTTGGATGCCGGTGCGGATATCATAGAAACCAATTCCTTCGGGGCGACAAATGTTGTCCTGGAGGAATATGGGTTGGCGGACCGGGATATTGAGCTGAATGAAATTTCCGCCCGTCTGGCCCGGGAAGCCGCGGATGCAAGGTCCACAAAAGCATGGCCCAGATTCGTTGCCGGATCTATGGGACCGACCATCAGAATGCTGACATTATCCGCGGGGATTACCTTTGAAGAATTGGAAGAAGCCTATTATCGTCAGGCCTTAGGATTAATAAAAGGTGGAGCGGATCTTTTGCTGGTCGAGACCTGTCAGGATACTTTGAATGTGAAGGCAGCCGGAATTGGAATCGGAAGGGCTTTCCACGGATTGGGCAAAGAAATCCCTATCATGATTTCCTGTACAATAGAACCTTCGGGAACGATGCTTGCCGGGCAGAACATTCAGGCTTTCTATCTTTCGGTTAAGCACCTGAACCCTGCGGTAATCGGGCTAAACTGCGGGACAGGGGCCGATGGAATGAGGGAACATGTACGGACTTTGGCCGGAATTGCTTCTTGCGCGGTCAGTTGTCACGCTAATGCGGGGCTGCCGGATGAAGAAGGGAATTATTTGGAACAGCCGCGGGCCTTTGCCGCTAAACAGGCTGAATTCGCGCGAAACGGCTGGTTGAATATTGCCGGCGGCTGCTGCGGAACGACACCGGAGCATATTAAAGCCTTGGCGGAAGAACTCAGGGACTGTCGGCCAAGAGCCGGCAAACAAAAAGCAGAGAGCGCGGTTTCCGGGATAGAACCGCTGTGGCTGGAAAAAACGGGAAGGCCGATTCTGGTCGGGGAGCGTTCCAATGTCATTGGCTCCCGTCTTTTCCGGGATTTAATCGTGGGGGAACATTATGAAGAAGGTTCTGAGGTCGCCAGAGGCCAGGTGAAAAAAGGCGCCCATGTTGTTGATATCTGTGTGGCTAATCCTGACCGGGACGAATACCATGATATGGTGAACTTTCTCTCCTATGTCGTCAAAAAAGTTAAAGTTCCTCTAATGCTGGATTCCACAGATGCCCAGGTAGTGGAAGCCGGGCTGAAAATGATCCAGGGCAAGGCCATCATCAATTCAATTAATTTGGAAAACGGCTTGGAGAGATTTGAACAAATTGTTCCTTTAATTCACAAATACGGTGCGGCAATCGTTGTCGGACTGATTGACGAACAAGGGATGGCCCTGTCCAGAGAGGACAAGCTCAGAGTAGCGGAGCGTTCCTGCCAATTGCTTACCGAACGGTATGCACTACAGCCAGGTGATATCATTTTTGATCCGCTTACCTTTCCGGTCGGCACCGGTGATCCCAAATATCTGGGTTCTGCCAAAGAGACGATTGAGGGCCTGCGCTTGATCAAAGAAAAAATTCCCGCTTGTAAAACCATTCTCGGGGTAAGCAATGTATCTTTTGGTCTGCCGACCGTGGGCAGAGAAGTGCTTAATGCTGTTTTTGTCCATCACAATACTTTGGCCGGACTGGATTATGCTATTGTGAATGCGGAAAAGCACAAATCCTATGCGGATATTCCTGAGGAAGAGCGTAAATTAGCTGAGGACCTTCTCTTTCAGACCAATGACCGGACCTTAAAGAACTTTACAGATTTCTACCGGGATAAAAAAGCTGTGCCGGTTCATGTCCAGGAGCAGCTTTCCTGGGATCAAAGGCTGGCCAGAAATATTGTTGACGGATCTAAAGAAGGGCTGGAGGCCGATCTGAGCGAAGGCCTGAAAACGCATACCCCTTTAGAATTGATCAATGGGCCTTTACTGAAAGGAATGGATGAGGTCGGACGCCTGTTTAACCGGAATATGCTGATTGTGGCTGAAGTCCTCCAAAGTGCCGAAGTGATGAAAGCGGCTGTGGGTATTCTGGAGAAACATATGGATAAAACAGAAGAGGCGATTAAAGGAAAGCTGATCCTGGCGACAGTTAAAGGAGATGTTCACGATATCGGAAAGAACCTTGTGGAAATCATTCTTTCCAATAACGGCTATCAGGTGATTAATCTGGGAGTAAAAGTGTCGCCTGAAGAGATCATCAAGGCTTGCAGGGAGCACAAGCCGGATGCGGTCGGACTTTCCGGTCTTTTAGTGAAATCTGTGCAACAGATGCTGGTTACAGCTCAGGAGATGCGCGCCGAAAACATAAAAGTTCCTCTGATCCTGGGCGGCGCTGCTCTTTCCCGAAAGTTTACCGAGGAAAAAATAGCCCCGGCTTATGACGCACCGGCCTTTTATTGCCAAGATGCCATGGAAGGTCTGAAAGTTCTGCAGGAATACCTGTATGCCCATAAAGACACGGTGATCAAAGCCAATCAGGACAAGGGGATAGACCGGAGGGATGAAGAAGCCCGGAAACGAAAAACTTTTGCCCAGGAATCACGGGATACCCACCCGCTCAATGAAACCGGACTGCTGAGAAGCCAAACGGATCAGATTGCACGTCCTCTTCCCGGACCGATTTATGTGCCCAGTGACCTGCAAAGGCATGTCCTGCTTGATTTTCCCTTGCAGGAAATCATTCGGGATATCGATGTAAAATCTTTAATGAAATTTTATCTGGGTATAGGCAAGAAGAAGCCTGATACCTTGCAGGAAATGGGGAGCGGCTTCGTCAGGGATACCCGGGAAGAAGAACTTGCCCATACCATTCAGCAATTGTTTAATGAAATTGTTGATCAAAAAATGATTAAGGCCAGGGGGGTATATCGTTTTCTGCCGGCCCGTTCCGCCGGAAATCTGGTCAGAATACTCAACCCGGAAAATCATGAGGAAATCCAGGCGGAATTTTTATTCCCCAGACAAACTGCGGAGCCTTTTTTAAGCCCTGCTGATTATATTCAAAACCCCATAAACGGAAAGACCGATTATCTCGGCCTTTTTACAGTGACCACCGGTGTCGGCCTCAGAGAAAAAGCTCAGGCGTTAAAGGACGGGGGCCAATATCTCAAATCATACCTTCTCCAGGTCATCTCTCTCAAAATGGCTGAAGCCATGGCGGAAAAAGTCCATGAAATCATGCGGAAAGAATGGGGGCTTCCGGAGCGGGAGGTTTCCGGAAATAAAGAAAAAAACCGCAGAAGATACCAGGGAATACGGCTGTCCCCGGGCTATCCCCTTTGTCCGGATTTGGAAGCTCAGAGGCAGATATTCAAGTTGCTTCAACCGGAGGACATTGGAATCACCCTAACCGAAAGTCTGATGATGGACCCGGAAGCATCAGTTTCCGCTCTGGTTTTTGCTCATCCTGAAGCCAGAATATTTTCTTTATAG
- the cooS gene encoding anaerobic carbon-monoxide dehydrogenase catalytic subunit encodes MTETILEKTEGLVSYHASVREMLERLREDNMSNVFDRWAAQEKIRCKFCLEGLSCQLCSQGPCRISERTGQDRGVCGIGPDAMAMRNFLIHNIMGAATYSHHAYEAFRTLKATGNGQTPFGIADENKLRWMCEQLGINIHQELNAMAVQLADFLEAEMGKDPEEPSVMVEVFAPQKRKAVWRDLGIYPSGVVHEEQNAIASCLTNVDGDYVSLAKKAMRLGLATIYTAQIGLEMVQDILFGTPKPHEVQVDLGIMDPDYVNIVFNGHQPWAGVATLLKAKLPEIQNRAKEAGAKGLRIVGSIETGQELLQRYEVDDVFCGLTGNWLAIEPLLATGTVDVLAMEENCSPPAIDHYAEKYQITLVSVSNIIGIPGLKHNLIYEPGQVNATADRLIELGIENFKKRTGVIKPKVPKNIQKAVAGFSTEAVLQALGNNLDPLVKVIMEGKIKGVVALVNCSTLRNGPHDWNTINLTKELIRRDILVVSAGCGNHGLEVAGLCSKEAVQMAGEGLRQVCNLLGVPPVLSFGTCTDTGRISMLVTALANHLEVDIPQLPIAVTAPEWMEQKATIDGIFAVAYGTYTHLSPVPFMTGAPKLVKLLTEEVEKLTGGKVGLGDDPQEAADGIEAHIVEKRKALGLS; translated from the coding sequence ATGACTGAGACGATCCTGGAAAAAACAGAAGGGCTGGTCAGTTATCATGCATCCGTACGGGAAATGTTAGAGCGCCTCAGAGAGGATAACATGTCAAATGTCTTTGACAGATGGGCAGCTCAGGAAAAGATCCGCTGTAAGTTTTGTTTGGAAGGATTGAGCTGCCAGCTTTGTTCTCAGGGACCTTGCCGGATTTCCGAAAGAACCGGTCAGGATAGAGGGGTCTGCGGTATTGGTCCTGATGCGATGGCGATGCGTAATTTCCTGATCCATAACATTATGGGAGCCGCTACATATAGCCATCATGCTTATGAAGCTTTCAGAACCCTTAAGGCAACCGGAAACGGCCAAACCCCATTTGGGATAGCTGATGAAAATAAGCTGCGCTGGATGTGTGAGCAATTAGGGATCAATATCCATCAGGAGTTGAACGCAATGGCGGTCCAACTGGCAGATTTTTTAGAAGCGGAAATGGGTAAAGATCCCGAAGAACCCAGTGTAATGGTAGAAGTCTTTGCGCCCCAAAAGAGAAAAGCGGTCTGGAGAGACCTCGGGATTTATCCCTCCGGGGTGGTTCATGAAGAACAGAACGCGATCGCCAGCTGCTTGACCAATGTTGACGGCGACTATGTTTCCCTGGCGAAAAAAGCAATGAGACTTGGTCTGGCTACAATTTATACCGCCCAAATTGGCCTGGAAATGGTTCAGGATATTCTGTTTGGAACCCCAAAACCGCATGAAGTTCAGGTTGACTTGGGGATAATGGACCCCGATTATGTCAATATCGTCTTTAACGGCCATCAGCCTTGGGCCGGAGTCGCCACTTTATTAAAAGCCAAACTGCCGGAGATTCAGAACAGGGCTAAAGAGGCCGGGGCTAAAGGACTTCGTATCGTTGGATCAATTGAGACAGGACAGGAGCTTTTACAAAGATATGAGGTTGATGATGTATTCTGTGGGTTAACCGGAAACTGGCTGGCCATAGAACCGTTATTGGCGACAGGAACTGTTGATGTTCTGGCGATGGAAGAAAATTGTTCCCCGCCGGCGATTGATCATTATGCTGAAAAGTATCAGATTACCTTAGTCAGTGTGAGCAATATTATTGGTATTCCCGGACTGAAGCACAATTTGATCTATGAGCCGGGACAAGTCAATGCTACGGCAGACCGGCTGATAGAATTGGGCATCGAAAATTTCAAAAAAAGAACTGGGGTAATCAAACCTAAGGTTCCAAAGAATATTCAAAAGGCAGTGGCCGGTTTTTCGACGGAAGCGGTATTACAAGCCCTTGGTAACAATCTTGATCCACTGGTGAAGGTTATCATGGAGGGAAAGATCAAAGGCGTAGTTGCCCTGGTGAATTGTTCGACTCTGCGTAACGGCCCTCATGATTGGAATACAATCAATCTTACCAAAGAGCTTATTCGCCGGGATATTCTGGTTGTTAGTGCGGGCTGTGGAAACCACGGCTTGGAAGTGGCCGGGCTATGCAGTAAAGAGGCGGTACAAATGGCTGGGGAAGGGTTGCGGCAAGTCTGCAATCTTTTGGGTGTCCCCCCTGTTTTGAGCTTTGGAACATGTACGGATACCGGAAGAATATCCATGCTGGTCACGGCTTTGGCAAATCACCTGGAAGTAGATATTCCCCAGCTTCCGATTGCCGTAACAGCACCGGAGTGGATGGAGCAGAAAGCGACAATTGACGGGATATTTGCGGTTGCTTATGGGACGTATACACATCTTTCGCCGGTACCGTTTATGACGGGCGCCCCAAAACTGGTGAAACTCCTGACAGAAGAAGTTGAAAAATTGACCGGGGGTAAAGTCGGACTTGGTGATGACCCTCAAGAGGCGGCCGACGGAATCGAGGCTCATATTGTAGAGAAAAGAAAAGCCTTAGGTCTAAGCTAA
- a CDS encoding MTH1187 family thiamine-binding protein, translating into MAIVAINMVPLGMGPSVSKYVAAAEKVIVNRPGIKRELGPMFTTLEGDLDEIIQAIREMQEAVFETGVDRVITTIKIDDRRDKKATMQEKLASVNAKLAE; encoded by the coding sequence ATGGCAATTGTTGCAATCAATATGGTTCCGCTTGGCATGGGACCAAGCGTCAGTAAATATGTTGCTGCCGCAGAAAAAGTGATCGTGAACCGGCCTGGGATTAAGAGAGAGCTTGGACCAATGTTTACAACCCTGGAAGGGGACCTGGATGAAATTATCCAGGCCATCAGAGAAATGCAGGAAGCCGTATTTGAAACAGGTGTTGACCGGGTCATCACAACGATTAAAATTGACGACCGCCGGGATAAAAAGGCCACGATGCAGGAAAAATTGGCTTCTGTCAATGCCAAACTGGCAGAATAA
- the htpG gene encoding molecular chaperone HtpG: protein MNRQTETREFQTEIRQLLDIVINSLYTDKEIFLRELISNAADASGKLRYLQLTGEQIAGPDLNLEIGIEVNDQAHTLTITDNGVGMTKDELIENLGTIAHSGSKQFIQHLLQNKQPDKNSEEGSDLNLIGQFGVGFYAAFMVADKVVLKTRSYQPDEPSWSWSSDGSGTYTLEETEEKQRGTSITLELKESAFEFGKAEKIKKIIKQYSSFVPYPILVDGEKVNTVEALWMKNKKEINPEEYAEFYKFLANAYDEPAYTLHFSSDAPLALHALLFVPGENFERYGISRMERGLNLFCKKVLIQEKSENIAPEWMRFVRGVIDSEELPLNISRETLQDSALIAKLNKVVTGRFLRFLEEQAQEDPETYKEFWGKFGMFIKEGAATDFTHQDGLVKLLRFESNLQEPGELISLADYVGKMKDDQKGIYYVSGPNRQTVEGSPYLEAFKGKEIEVLYCYEPIDDYIFDRLNEFEGKPVIAAEQDHSDLPSVDEGSETAGPDRLSEEEAAALSEWLKEALGNKVTEVRVSKRLSDSPAILLSSYSTHSMQRMMQMMNKEFAAPAPGILEVNTKHSIIKGLNELRKKNDSFAAVAADQILETAQIAAGLIVDPRGMVNRLYSILERAVQ from the coding sequence ATGAACAGGCAGACGGAGACAAGAGAGTTTCAGACAGAAATCAGACAATTATTGGATATTGTCATTAACTCACTCTATACCGATAAGGAAATTTTTTTACGTGAATTGATCTCCAATGCGGCTGATGCCAGTGGAAAATTGAGATATTTACAGCTTACAGGCGAGCAGATTGCCGGCCCTGATTTAAATTTGGAAATCGGGATTGAAGTGAATGATCAGGCCCACACCTTAACCATTACGGATAATGGGGTGGGTATGACCAAAGATGAACTGATCGAAAATTTAGGAACGATTGCCCATTCAGGCTCCAAACAATTTATCCAGCATTTGCTCCAGAACAAGCAGCCTGATAAAAATTCAGAAGAAGGATCTGACCTCAACCTGATCGGACAGTTCGGCGTAGGATTCTATGCCGCATTTATGGTGGCTGATAAGGTTGTTCTGAAGACGAGGTCATATCAGCCCGATGAGCCAAGCTGGAGCTGGTCGTCCGACGGCAGCGGAACATATACACTGGAAGAAACAGAGGAAAAACAGAGAGGGACAAGCATAACCCTGGAATTGAAAGAGAGCGCTTTTGAATTCGGAAAGGCTGAAAAGATCAAAAAAATCATTAAACAGTATTCCAGCTTCGTGCCTTATCCTATCCTGGTTGACGGGGAAAAAGTCAATACGGTTGAAGCGCTCTGGATGAAGAATAAAAAAGAAATCAACCCTGAAGAATATGCGGAATTTTATAAATTCCTCGCCAATGCCTATGATGAACCGGCATATACTCTGCATTTTTCTTCGGATGCCCCATTAGCTCTCCATGCCCTGCTCTTTGTACCGGGAGAAAATTTCGAACGGTATGGGATCAGCAGAATGGAGAGAGGATTAAACCTGTTTTGTAAGAAGGTCCTTATTCAAGAGAAGTCGGAGAATATTGCCCCTGAATGGATGCGCTTTGTACGCGGAGTGATTGACAGTGAAGAATTGCCTCTCAATATTTCCAGGGAAACATTGCAGGACAGCGCACTTATCGCCAAATTAAATAAAGTGGTAACCGGTCGTTTCCTGAGATTCCTGGAGGAACAGGCTCAGGAAGATCCGGAAACATATAAGGAATTTTGGGGAAAATTCGGGATGTTTATCAAAGAAGGAGCGGCGACAGATTTTACCCATCAGGACGGACTGGTTAAGCTGCTGCGTTTCGAATCAAACTTGCAGGAGCCTGGGGAACTGATTTCACTTGCTGACTATGTGGGCAAAATGAAAGATGATCAAAAGGGCATTTATTATGTCAGCGGACCGAACAGGCAAACAGTAGAAGGAAGCCCTTATCTGGAAGCATTTAAAGGTAAGGAAATCGAAGTTTTATATTGCTATGAACCAATCGATGATTATATTTTTGACCGGTTGAACGAGTTTGAAGGCAAGCCGGTTATCGCAGCGGAACAAGATCATTCTGACCTGCCTTCGGTTGATGAAGGCTCAGAGACGGCCGGTCCGGACAGATTATCCGAAGAAGAAGCCGCTGCTTTGAGCGAATGGCTGAAAGAGGCATTGGGGAACAAGGTTACAGAAGTCAGAGTATCCAAAAGGCTGTCCGACAGTCCGGCAATTCTGCTCAGTTCTTATAGTACGCACAGTATGCAGAGAATGATGCAGATGATGAATAAGGAATTCGCTGCACCTGCTCCGGGAATCCTCGAAGTGAATACGAAGCATTCTATTATTAAAGGTCTCAATGAATTGCGTAAAAAGAACGATAGCTTCGCAGCGGTCGCCGCTGACCAGATTTTGGAGACTGCCCAGATTGCCGCAGGATTGATTGTTGATCCCAGAGGTATGGTGAACAGGCTCTACAGCATTTTGGAAAGAGCAGTCCAATAG
- a CDS encoding HD-GYP domain-containing protein: MAGVKYILLTRHALGEKIAHDIYNDQGAKIIPQHTVINKCILKRLAEFDIQRIPIYDHAEKEDGKTVRDEHSLALIKQSYVHNVREIKLLLNDIAKGKTTDKSKIDEVSMMIYSKINRFGSILSSLNQLRDVDEYTYTHSLNVAIYSLLLAKWLKLGDSQAKDIVEAGILHDLGKCKISPDLLNKRGRLLNEEFELVKKHTTIGFDLSKAIPGIKDEVRRAILLHHERANGNGYPFGVSGQKINIYSKIIAVADVYDALTSERAYKKKKTPFETFKEFEKIGFEQFDPKVMLTFMTNIYNYYLGVKVRLNTGQIAEVIYINPYNPSRPTIKLDDQILDLAGYEHYDIEEMI, encoded by the coding sequence ATGGCAGGGGTAAAGTATATATTGCTGACAAGGCATGCATTGGGGGAAAAAATAGCCCATGATATCTATAATGATCAAGGTGCGAAAATCATTCCTCAACATACCGTCATTAATAAATGTATCCTTAAAAGGTTAGCTGAGTTTGACATTCAAAGAATTCCTATTTATGATCATGCGGAAAAAGAGGATGGCAAAACAGTCCGGGATGAACATTCTCTTGCTTTGATTAAACAAAGCTATGTTCATAATGTTAGGGAAATCAAGCTCCTGCTCAATGATATTGCCAAAGGTAAGACGACAGATAAGAGTAAGATCGATGAAGTCAGCATGATGATCTACTCTAAAATAAACCGTTTCGGTTCTATTCTGAGCAGCCTGAATCAGCTTCGTGATGTCGATGAATACACCTATACACATAGTCTCAATGTCGCCATTTATTCACTTCTTCTGGCAAAATGGCTGAAGCTTGGCGATTCTCAGGCTAAGGATATTGTGGAGGCCGGCATTTTGCATGATCTAGGGAAATGTAAGATTTCCCCTGATCTGCTGAATAAAAGAGGCAGGCTTCTCAATGAAGAGTTTGAGCTGGTCAAGAAACATACGACAATAGGATTCGACCTTTCCAAAGCGATTCCCGGGATCAAAGATGAAGTCAGGCGGGCTATCCTGCTGCATCATGAAAGAGCGAACGGGAACGGGTATCCTTTCGGAGTCAGTGGGCAGAAGATCAACATCTATTCAAAAATCATAGCAGTTGCCGATGTTTATGATGCCTTGACCTCAGAAAGGGCCTATAAGAAAAAGAAGACTCCGTTTGAAACCTTTAAAGAGTTTGAGAAAATCGGGTTTGAACAATTTGATCCAAAGGTGATGTTGACGTTTATGACCAATATCTATAATTATTATCTTGGGGTGAAGGTCAGGCTAAATACCGGACAGATCGCCGAGGTAATCTACATCAACCCGTATAATCCTTCAAGACCGACAATTAAGCTTGATGATCAAATTCTTGATCTTGCCGGATATGAACATTATGATATAGAGGAAATGATTTAA